Proteins encoded together in one Magnetospirillum sp. 15-1 window:
- the parE gene encoding DNA topoisomerase IV subunit B, producing the protein MSDLFQQLAPKATEYSAKDIEVLEGLEPVRRRPGMYIGGTDDRALHHLVAEVLDNAMDEAVAGHAGWIELELAVDGTCTVRDNGRGIPIDPHPKYPDKSALEVILTTLHSGGKFGGDAYKVSGGLHGVGVSVVNALSDALTVEVARDRVLWSQRFSRGLPLGPLEKVGPVQNRRGTTVIFHPDAQIFGERAHLRPGPLYRMARSKAYLFRGVQIRWKCDPLLVKEGDEIPVEDTLHFPGGLTDFLKAVLKDRPLVTKDVFNGTAPLADDMGQVEWAVAWPDDDEEGFVNTYCNTVPTPEGGTHEAGFRNTLTKGLRSYGEMAGNKKAGQITAEDVMVGACVMVSLFIRDPQFQGQTKEKLASAEATRLVENAVKDHFDHWLSGDKASSGALLTRLIERAEDRARRRQAKEMNRKTPTKRLRLPGKLADCSRSVNVGTELFLVEGDSAGGSAKSGRNRETQAILPLRGKILNVASASTDKLRQNQELKDLMEALGCGARDNYDDEKLRYEKIIIMTDADVDGAHIASLLMTFFYQEMPDLIRNGHLYLALPPLYRLAHGQIVAYGRDDAHKEELLRTLFAGKKNVEISRFKGLGEMPPAQLKETTMDPSKRTLLRVTIPSGRTEEDHEEAKDVARLVESLMGRKPELRFAFIQERAKFATDLDV; encoded by the coding sequence ATGTCCGACCTGTTCCAGCAACTCGCCCCCAAGGCGACCGAATACTCCGCCAAGGATATCGAAGTCCTTGAGGGGTTAGAGCCCGTCCGCCGCCGTCCCGGCATGTATATCGGCGGCACCGATGATCGCGCCCTTCACCATCTGGTGGCCGAAGTGCTCGATAACGCCATGGACGAGGCGGTGGCCGGACATGCCGGCTGGATCGAGCTGGAGCTGGCCGTCGACGGCACCTGCACGGTCAGGGACAACGGCCGCGGCATTCCCATCGACCCCCACCCCAAATACCCGGACAAGAGCGCTCTCGAGGTGATCCTCACCACGTTGCACTCGGGCGGCAAGTTCGGCGGCGACGCCTACAAGGTGTCGGGCGGCCTGCACGGCGTCGGCGTCTCGGTGGTCAACGCGCTGTCCGACGCGCTGACCGTCGAGGTGGCCCGCGACAGGGTGCTGTGGAGCCAGCGCTTCTCGCGCGGCCTGCCCCTGGGACCGCTGGAGAAGGTGGGGCCGGTGCAGAACCGGCGCGGCACCACCGTCATCTTCCATCCCGACGCCCAGATTTTCGGCGAACGCGCCCATCTGCGTCCAGGCCCGCTCTACCGCATGGCCCGCTCCAAGGCCTACCTGTTCCGTGGCGTGCAGATCCGCTGGAAGTGCGACCCGCTGCTGGTCAAGGAAGGCGACGAGATCCCGGTCGAGGACACCCTGCACTTCCCCGGCGGCCTTACCGACTTCCTGAAGGCGGTGCTGAAGGACCGCCCGCTGGTTACCAAGGACGTGTTCAACGGCACCGCGCCGTTGGCCGACGACATGGGGCAGGTGGAATGGGCGGTGGCCTGGCCCGACGATGACGAGGAAGGCTTCGTCAACACCTATTGCAATACCGTGCCGACCCCCGAGGGCGGCACCCACGAGGCCGGCTTCAGGAACACCCTGACCAAGGGCCTGCGCTCCTATGGCGAGATGGCCGGCAACAAGAAGGCCGGGCAGATCACCGCCGAGGATGTGATGGTCGGCGCCTGCGTCATGGTCAGCCTGTTCATCAGGGACCCGCAGTTCCAGGGCCAGACCAAGGAAAAGCTGGCCAGCGCCGAGGCCACGAGGCTGGTGGAAAACGCCGTCAAGGACCACTTCGACCACTGGCTGAGCGGCGACAAGGCCTCTTCCGGCGCCCTGCTCACCCGCCTGATCGAGCGGGCCGAGGACCGGGCACGCCGCCGTCAGGCCAAGGAAATGAACCGCAAGACGCCCACCAAGCGTCTGCGCCTGCCCGGCAAGCTGGCCGATTGCTCGCGCTCGGTGAACGTCGGCACCGAACTGTTCCTGGTGGAGGGTGATTCGGCCGGCGGCTCGGCCAAGTCGGGCCGCAACCGCGAAACCCAGGCCATCCTGCCGTTGCGCGGCAAGATCCTCAACGTCGCCTCGGCGTCGACCGACAAGCTGCGCCAGAACCAGGAACTGAAGGACCTGATGGAGGCCCTGGGCTGCGGCGCGCGCGACAATTACGACGACGAGAAGCTGCGCTACGAGAAGATCATCATCATGACGGACGCCGACGTGGACGGCGCCCACATCGCCTCGCTGCTGATGACCTTCTTCTACCAGGAGATGCCCGACCTGATCCGCAACGGGCACCTCTATCTCGCCCTGCCGCCCCTGTACCGCTTGGCCCACGGCCAGATCGTCGCCTATGGCCGCGACGACGCCCACAAGGAGGAACTGCTGCGGACCCTGTTCGCCGGCAAGAAGAACGTGGAGATCAGCCGCTTCAAGGGCCTGGGCGAAATGCCCCCCGCCCAGCTCAAGGAAACCACCATGGACCCGAGCAAGCGCACGCTGCTCCGCGTCACCATCCCCTCGGGCCGCACCGAGGAGGACCACGAGGAAGCCAAGGATGTGGCCCGGCTGGTGGAAAGCCTGATGGGCCGCAAACCGGAACTGCGCTTCGCCTTCATCCAGGAACGGGCCAAGTTCGCCACCGACCTGGATGTGTGA
- a CDS encoding DUF6880 family protein, which yields MPPKTTLNAENLQSLGTPRLAELLMEISRGDAVAQRRLRMELAGAASPGELSKEIGKRLASIARSRSFIDWRGVRAMADDLETQRQAITGKVAASDPARALDLLWRFMALATSIFERSDDSSGTIIGIFREACGNIGEVALRAKADPITLADRVYEALTVNDYSQYDGLIAVTAQALGPRGLEHLKRRMVELSQRPVARPADKDRVKIGWSSSGPVYQDEMAERSRLSTVRMALSDIADAQGDVDAYMGQYDEKTRKVPKIAAEIGRRFLAAGRAEEALAIIDAAEHRKSAGWDWPDFDWEEARIDALEALGRTDEAQQVRWGCFERSLSSTHLRAFLNKLPDFDDFEAEEHALIHAEGFRSPMDALWFLVTWPALDRAAQLVIRHSERLDGDNYELLTRAGEALSSKHPLAATLVLRAMIDFCLSNSRSSRYKHAARHLLECSSLAKDVGDFGSFEPHDAYEARLKREHGRKASFWSLM from the coding sequence ATGCCGCCGAAAACGACCCTTAACGCCGAGAATCTGCAATCGCTGGGTACCCCGCGTCTGGCCGAGCTACTGATGGAGATCAGCCGGGGTGACGCGGTGGCGCAACGCCGTCTGCGGATGGAACTGGCCGGAGCCGCCAGCCCAGGGGAACTGTCCAAGGAAATCGGCAAGCGCCTAGCGTCGATCGCTCGTTCTCGGTCCTTCATCGACTGGCGCGGTGTCCGGGCGATGGCCGATGATCTCGAGACCCAACGCCAGGCCATCACCGGCAAGGTAGCGGCCTCCGATCCTGCGCGGGCTCTTGACCTTCTCTGGCGCTTCATGGCGCTGGCCACGTCGATCTTCGAGCGCAGCGACGACAGCAGCGGCACCATCATCGGCATTTTCCGCGAGGCGTGCGGAAACATCGGCGAGGTCGCCCTCCGGGCCAAGGCCGATCCGATCACTCTTGCCGATCGGGTGTACGAGGCGCTGACCGTGAATGACTATAGCCAGTATGACGGCCTGATCGCCGTTACGGCCCAGGCGCTCGGGCCGCGTGGGCTGGAGCACCTGAAGCGGCGCATGGTCGAACTGTCCCAGCGTCCGGTGGCCAGACCCGCCGACAAGGACCGGGTGAAGATCGGCTGGTCATCCTCCGGACCGGTCTACCAGGACGAAATGGCGGAACGCTCCCGGCTGAGCACCGTCCGCATGGCCCTGAGCGACATCGCCGACGCCCAGGGAGATGTGGATGCCTATATGGGCCAGTACGACGAAAAGACCCGGAAGGTTCCTAAGATCGCCGCCGAGATTGGCCGGCGGTTTCTGGCCGCCGGACGGGCCGAGGAGGCGCTGGCGATCATCGATGCCGCCGAACATCGAAAATCCGCCGGCTGGGATTGGCCTGATTTCGACTGGGAGGAAGCGCGAATCGATGCCCTGGAAGCCCTCGGTCGGACAGATGAGGCGCAGCAGGTCCGCTGGGGCTGCTTCGAGCGCTCGCTGTCATCCACGCATCTCCGGGCCTTTTTGAATAAGCTTCCCGACTTCGACGACTTTGAGGCCGAGGAGCACGCCCTGATCCATGCGGAGGGATTCCGCAGCCCGATGGATGCCCTGTGGTTCCTGGTGACCTGGCCGGCCCTGGACCGGGCGGCACAATTGGTGATCAGGCACTCCGAGAGGCTCGACGGCGACAATTACGAGTTGCTGACCCGTGCCGGGGAGGCCTTGTCATCCAAGCATCCGCTTGCCGCCACGCTGGTACTGCGGGCAATGATCGATTTCTGCCTCAGCAACAGCCGCTCATCCCGCTACAAGCACGCCGCCCGCCACCTGCTGGAATGCTCCAGCCTGGCGAAGGATGTCGGCGATTTTGGGAGCTTCGAGCCCCACGATGCCTATGAAGCCCGGCTGAAGCGGGAACATGGGCGCAAGGCTTCTTTCTGGAGCCTGATGTAG
- a CDS encoding nucleotidyltransferase domain-containing protein, with protein MTANIGIFGSEQEALDGLVERLVAAHSPTSVWLFGSRARGDAEPDSDFDLLVVVDDAKLAKDPYRIKKPVLGLGVSCDVFPCSAGGFDEAANMVGTLCNIVKHEGRRLYAR; from the coding sequence ATGACCGCCAACATCGGCATCTTCGGTTCGGAACAGGAAGCTCTTGACGGATTGGTCGAGAGGCTTGTGGCCGCCCATTCTCCAACATCCGTATGGCTTTTCGGCAGTCGCGCTCGTGGAGACGCGGAGCCGGACAGCGATTTCGACCTGCTTGTCGTCGTCGATGATGCCAAACTGGCGAAGGATCCCTACCGCATCAAGAAGCCGGTCCTCGGGCTCGGCGTCTCTTGCGATGTGTTTCCTTGCTCGGCCGGCGGCTTTGACGAGGCCGCGAACATGGTCGGCACGCTCTGCAACATCGTCAAGCACGAAGGCCGACGCCTTTATGCCAGATAG
- a CDS encoding HEPN domain-containing protein — protein sequence MAEEDLRAAELSMEAAPHSAYSLLARAAEKAAKAVLCHEGIRPPKTHSLDALASLLPVDHTWRQPIGDLENISIAAVSAGYPTIEGTPFDLPSAEEMKKSAAEVRKLVSGIRRYLGLSRP from the coding sequence TTGGCGGAAGAGGATCTTCGGGCCGCCGAGCTCTCGATGGAAGCCGCTCCCCATTCGGCTTATTCCCTTCTGGCGCGCGCTGCCGAAAAGGCCGCCAAGGCGGTCCTGTGCCACGAAGGCATCCGCCCACCGAAAACACACAGCCTTGATGCGCTTGCTTCGCTTCTGCCCGTTGATCACACGTGGCGGCAGCCCATCGGAGACCTCGAGAATATATCCATCGCGGCAGTATCCGCAGGATACCCGACGATCGAGGGAACGCCCTTCGATCTCCCCTCGGCCGAGGAGATGAAGAAGAGTGCCGCCGAGGTTCGGAAACTTGTTTCCGGCATCCGCAGATATCTCGGACTGAGTCGCCCCTGA
- a CDS encoding type II toxin-antitoxin system PrlF family antitoxin, whose amino-acid sequence MAAVYETESAVTERGQTTVPAHVRQRLTVGKPGTLVWRIEANGTVTVDRKREAVSEPDPVLGRFLAFLEADMTAHPERLRPVGADLVERISALVAGVEINLDEPLPDDED is encoded by the coding sequence ATGGCTGCCGTATATGAAACCGAATCCGCAGTGACGGAACGTGGACAAACGACCGTTCCCGCGCATGTTCGTCAGCGATTGACTGTCGGCAAGCCTGGAACGCTCGTTTGGCGCATCGAAGCCAATGGCACGGTGACCGTGGATCGTAAGCGCGAAGCGGTGAGCGAACCGGACCCCGTGCTTGGCCGCTTCCTCGCCTTCCTGGAAGCGGACATGACCGCCCATCCCGAGCGGCTGCGCCCGGTGGGTGCCGATCTGGTGGAGCGAATCAGCGCTCTGGTCGCGGGCGTCGAGATCAACCTGGACGAGCCGTTGCCCGATGACGAAGACTGA
- a CDS encoding type II toxin-antitoxin system YhaV family toxin has product MTKTELFRINGWLIVAHDLFLDQVEAMITAVIKDKARNPTTYKTRRAAKMLAAVARLAFQEIPEDPARDTYQQGNTLGEEHRHWRRAKFYQQCRLFFRYRGEEDGRKVIAYGWVNDQDTKRAYGSKTDAYAIFRRMLGDGNPPDDWVKLKAACETVDEKRLTKIVDDAKGLIGP; this is encoded by the coding sequence ATGACGAAGACTGAGCTATTCCGCATCAACGGGTGGCTCATCGTCGCACACGACCTCTTCCTCGATCAGGTCGAGGCCATGATTACCGCTGTAATCAAGGATAAGGCACGCAATCCCACCACATATAAGACACGGCGGGCCGCCAAGATGCTGGCGGCGGTCGCCCGTCTGGCGTTTCAGGAAATCCCCGAAGACCCAGCCCGAGACACATACCAGCAAGGCAACACCTTGGGAGAAGAACACCGCCACTGGCGGCGGGCAAAGTTCTATCAGCAATGCCGGCTGTTCTTCCGCTATCGGGGGGAGGAGGACGGCAGGAAGGTAATCGCCTATGGCTGGGTCAATGACCAGGATACCAAACGAGCCTATGGCAGCAAGACTGACGCCTATGCCATCTTCAGACGCATGTTGGGCGATGGCAATCCGCCTGATGACTGGGTGAAGCTGAAGGCGGCCTGCGAGACCGTTGATGAAAAACGGCTGACCAAAATCGTTGACGATGCCAAAGGATTGATCGGCCCGTAG